Proteins found in one Quercus robur chromosome 2, dhQueRobu3.1, whole genome shotgun sequence genomic segment:
- the LOC126714569 gene encoding 60S ribosomal protein L7a-2, whose amino-acid sequence MAPKRGGKAPVPAAASKKKTEKVLNPLFEKRPKQFGIGGALPPKRDLTRFVKWPKTVQLQRKKRILKQRLKVPPALNQFTKTLDKNLATNLFKMLLKYRPEDKAAKRERLLKRAQAESEGKTVEAKKPIVVKYGLNHVTYLIEQNKAQLVVIAHDVDPIELVVWLPALCRKMEIPYCIVKGKARLGSIVHKKTASVLCLTTVKNEDKLEFSKILEAIKANFNDKYDEYRKKWGGGIMGSKSQAKTKAKERLLAKEAAQRMT is encoded by the exons ATg GCTCCAAAGAGAGGTGGAAAGGCACCAGTGCCAGCAGCAGCATCGAAGAAGAAGACGGAGAAGGTGTTGAACCCATTGTTCGAGAAGCGCCCTAAGCAGTTTGGGATCGGTGGGGCTTTGCCACCGAAGAGAGATCTGACCCGATTCGTCAAATGGCCTAAGACTGTTCAGCttcagaggaagaagaggatcCTCAAGCAGAGGCTCAAGGTCCCACCAGCCCTCAACCAGTTCACCAAAACCCTCGACAAGAACCTTG CAACAAACCTGTTCAAGATGCTACTTAAGTACAGGCCTGAGGACAAGGCTGCAAAGAGAGAGCGTCTCTTGAAAAGGGCTCAGGCTGAATCTGAAGGCAAAACTGTTGAAGCAAAGAAGCCTATTGTTGTGAAGTATGGTCTCAACCATGTCACATACCTCATCGAGCAG AACAAGGCTCAACTGGTCGTTATTGCACATGATGTGGACCCAATCGAGTTGGTTGTCTGGCTTCCTGCATTGTGCAGGAAGATGGAAATCCCATACTGCATTGTGAAAGGAAAAGCCCGCTTGGGATCG ATTGTCCACAAGAAAACTGCATCAGTTTTGTGCTTGACAACAGTCAAGAATGAAGATAAGTTGGAGTTCAGCAAGATCTTAGAGGCTATCAAG GCCAACTTCAATGACAAGTACGATGAGTACAGGAAAAAGTGGGGTGGTGGAATCATGGGTTCCAAATCCCAGGCCAAAACCAAGGCCAAAGAGAGACTTCTAGCCAAGGAAGCTGCTCAAAGGATGACTTAG